The Fortiea contorta PCC 7126 genome has a segment encoding these proteins:
- a CDS encoding thermonuclease family protein has protein sequence MTLAVFFGIWTRRIVILACLLFLFSCQANNQPTNNQVQVKVARVVSGQSLEVLGMAEQPNLISQVRLIGLDAPDMRQRPWGDEAKRRLEALIGGAEQIVTLEFDLEAKDKIGRTLAYVLKDQLLLNEELVKQGYVLFVARSPNHKYDQRLERAQQWARIMGLGIWQLEKPMRLTPNEFRHQNR, from the coding sequence ATGACTTTAGCGGTGTTTTTTGGGATCTGGACGCGAAGAATAGTAATTTTGGCTTGCTTATTATTTTTATTCAGTTGTCAAGCCAACAATCAACCCACCAACAACCAAGTGCAGGTAAAAGTGGCGCGGGTCGTGAGTGGACAAAGTTTGGAAGTTTTAGGAATGGCGGAGCAACCCAATTTGATTTCTCAAGTGCGATTAATTGGTCTTGACGCACCGGATATGCGACAGCGCCCCTGGGGTGATGAAGCCAAACGCAGATTAGAGGCGCTGATTGGTGGTGCAGAACAAATTGTCACCTTGGAGTTTGACCTAGAAGCTAAAGACAAAATTGGGCGGACTTTAGCTTATGTGTTGAAAGATCAACTGTTGTTGAATGAAGAATTAGTCAAACAAGGGTATGTGTTGTTTGTAGCGCGATCGCCCAACCACAAATATGACCAGCGTCTGGAACGTGCTCAACAATGGGCGAGAATTATGGGTTTAGGAATTTGGCAATTGGAAAAACCCATGCGTCTGACTCCTAATGAGTTTCGCCACCAAAATCGGTAA
- a CDS encoding 2Fe-2S iron-sulfur cluster-binding protein: protein MPRTYTITVHDRQTGKEYSLQVPEDRYILHSAETQGTELPFSCRNGACTTCAVRVLSGEIHQPEAIGLSPELQRQGYALLCVSYPRSDLQVETQDEDEVYELQFGRFFAKGRVKAGLPLDED from the coding sequence ATGCCCCGAACATACACAATCACAGTTCACGATCGCCAAACCGGCAAAGAATACAGCCTGCAAGTTCCAGAAGACCGCTACATCCTCCACAGCGCCGAAACACAAGGAACAGAACTACCATTTTCTTGTCGCAATGGAGCCTGTACTACCTGCGCTGTCAGGGTGTTGTCAGGAGAAATTCATCAACCAGAGGCGATCGGCTTGTCGCCTGAGTTACAGCGCCAAGGTTATGCTCTACTGTGTGTCAGTTACCCTCGTTCTGACTTGCAAGTGGAGACACAAGACGAAGATGAGGTATATGAACTTCAATTTGGACGCTTTTTTGCTAAAGGAAGAGTGAAAGCGGGTTTACCCTTAGATGAGGATTAA
- a CDS encoding tetratricopeptide repeat protein codes for MVFWRCLISSSLITLFTYGCGDLANFTTENTQQVIQENNVAQLLTQAKARQKAEDFLAQGNNFLDAQRYQDAVASYDQAIAIQPDNTEAWINRGNALGYLQNYKDAVISYDRAIAIQPDQPQAWYNKGNAQSSLQNYKDAVKAYDKAIAIKADNYEAWINRGIALTKLRRYSDAITSYNRAIALQPTKHEAYYNKACTHALQGNVESAVENLNKAIELVPGKYKRLAKTDTDFNQVRNDKRFQALIQ; via the coding sequence ATGGTCTTTTGGCGCTGCTTGATTTCCTCTAGCTTGATCACCTTATTCACATATGGCTGTGGTGATTTAGCAAATTTCACAACAGAAAACACCCAGCAAGTGATTCAAGAAAATAACGTTGCTCAACTGCTGACACAAGCAAAAGCTAGGCAAAAAGCAGAAGACTTTTTAGCCCAAGGTAATAATTTCTTAGACGCACAGCGTTATCAAGATGCAGTAGCATCCTACGATCAAGCGATCGCCATTCAACCAGATAATACGGAAGCATGGATTAACCGTGGAAATGCTTTGGGTTACTTGCAGAACTACAAAGACGCAGTTATATCCTACGACAGAGCGATCGCTATTCAACCCGATCAGCCGCAAGCGTGGTATAACAAAGGCAATGCTCAAAGCTCTTTGCAAAACTACAAAGATGCAGTTAAAGCATACGACAAAGCGATCGCCATCAAAGCCGACAACTATGAAGCCTGGATTAACCGGGGAATCGCGCTGACAAAGCTCCGACGTTACAGCGACGCCATTACATCATACAATCGAGCGATCGCCTTACAGCCCACCAAACACGAAGCATACTACAACAAAGCCTGCACCCACGCCCTACAGGGTAATGTAGAATCAGCAGTTGAGAATCTCAACAAAGCTATTGAACTAGTTCCTGGTAAATACAAAAGATTAGCAAAAACAGATACAGATTTTAACCAAGTACGTAACGACAAACGCTTTCAAGCCTTAATTCAATAA
- a CDS encoding SDR family oxidoreductase — MQKLLITGVSGFLGWHICQIAKTKWEIYGTYFSHHLQIPDVKMLKVNLTDFRELKRIFDEISPDAVIHTAAQSQPNFCQLHPQETQAINVTASCNIAGLCADYSIPCVFTSTDLVFDGLHPPYQETDPVCPVNIYGEQKVMAEIGMLQRYPQTTVCRMPLMFGKETPTANSFIQPFIQTLKSGKNLNLFIDEFRTPVSATTAAKGILLALEKTTGLIHLGGKEKISRYDFGRLLVKILQLDSAQIQACKQCDVKMAAPRSADVSLDSYRAFALGYEPLFIKTELTNLLI; from the coding sequence ATGCAGAAACTACTAATTACTGGCGTCAGCGGTTTTTTAGGATGGCATATTTGCCAAATAGCAAAGACAAAATGGGAAATTTATGGTACTTATTTCTCTCATCATCTGCAAATTCCCGACGTCAAAATGCTAAAAGTTAACTTGACAGATTTTCGAGAACTCAAACGGATATTTGATGAAATTTCTCCCGATGCAGTTATTCACACTGCAGCCCAATCTCAACCAAATTTTTGTCAACTTCATCCCCAAGAAACTCAAGCAATTAATGTCACAGCATCATGCAATATAGCAGGGCTTTGTGCTGATTACTCAATTCCTTGTGTTTTCACCTCAACTGATTTGGTTTTTGACGGTTTGCATCCTCCTTATCAAGAAACAGATCCCGTTTGTCCTGTAAATATTTATGGTGAACAAAAAGTCATGGCAGAAATCGGTATGCTGCAGCGATATCCGCAAACAACAGTGTGTCGAATGCCGTTAATGTTTGGCAAGGAAACACCAACTGCTAATAGCTTTATTCAACCATTTATTCAAACTTTAAAATCCGGAAAAAACCTCAATTTATTTATTGATGAATTTCGCACACCAGTTAGTGCAACAACTGCTGCTAAAGGAATTTTATTAGCATTAGAAAAAACTACAGGATTAATTCATTTAGGTGGAAAAGAAAAAATTTCTCGCTATGATTTTGGTCGATTATTAGTAAAAATTTTGCAACTTGATTCTGCTCAAATTCAAGCTTGTAAACAATGTGATGTGAAAATGGCTGCACCCAGATCAGCGGATGTTTCTTTAGATAGTTATCGAGCTTTTGCGTTGGGCTATGAGCCGTTGTTTATCAAGACAGAATTAACAAATTTGCTGATTTAA
- a CDS encoding tetratricopeptide repeat protein: MLGNTLVNRYQIIRYLGGGGFGDTFVAGDTQLPGSPSCVVKRLKPQASDPVTLETARRLFDTEAQVLYRLGTHDRIPQLLAYFEENAEFYLVQEFIEGHDLSQELIPGKTLSEDEVITLLEEILTILDFVHQQKVIHRDVNPRNLLRRQEDAKLVLIDFGAVKQISTQVITPTGQTKSTVAIGTPGYIPGEQAQGSPKFSSDIYALGIVAIQAITGLSPEQLVKDSETYEIIWENHATVSPEFAQIINKMVCYDFRHRYPSATAVLQALRELKQPSALTIALAPPTPPLTKAKNQIQKKNLIFQGILAIFVMGIGATASIFVIDTIHSQNATELYKQGNTFFDLQRYQDALAVYEKAVNIRPDYAEGWYAQGKTLYELKKYSAALTAYDKAIQIQPEYTAAWSGRGLSLKNLQRYQEAIASLDKALQLKNNSPEVWNAKGQALSNLNQYENAIKSYDKAIDLQSDYQEAFYNKGLALHQLGRYDEAIAAYDQAIKFKSDDEQAWYNRGNALVNLQRYEDAFSAYDQAVKYKQNYHQAWLSRGNMLINLRRYPEAIASFDQVIKYNPNNYQTWYSRGWALHQIQRYEEAVQSYNKAIAAKVNDYQAWYGLGNSLYILQKYPEAIAAYNKAVKYKVDHYESWYSRGNALVKSQRYQDAIASYTKAIKYKPDYQQAIDARNQAQNQQNQLQTEKLNPVIVPIIPFSRPTNSTPPTN; encoded by the coding sequence ATGCTGGGAAATACACTTGTGAACAGATACCAAATTATTCGCTACTTGGGAGGTGGAGGATTTGGTGATACATTTGTGGCTGGTGATACTCAATTACCCGGTTCACCTTCATGCGTGGTTAAAAGACTCAAACCCCAAGCATCTGATCCAGTCACCTTGGAGACAGCTAGGCGTTTATTCGATACAGAAGCTCAAGTTTTGTATAGATTGGGAACTCACGATCGCATTCCTCAACTCCTAGCTTACTTTGAAGAAAATGCCGAATTTTATCTCGTTCAAGAATTTATTGAAGGTCACGATCTCAGCCAAGAATTAATACCTGGAAAAACTCTCAGCGAAGATGAGGTAATTACACTTTTAGAAGAAATTTTAACAATTTTAGATTTTGTGCATCAACAAAAAGTAATTCACCGCGATGTGAATCCACGCAATTTACTCAGGCGTCAAGAAGATGCAAAATTAGTGTTAATTGATTTCGGCGCAGTTAAACAAATTAGCACTCAGGTGATTACACCAACAGGTCAAACTAAATCTACAGTTGCGATTGGAACTCCTGGATATATTCCCGGTGAACAAGCCCAAGGTAGCCCCAAATTTAGTAGCGATATCTATGCACTAGGAATAGTCGCTATCCAAGCTATCACAGGTTTATCACCAGAACAACTTGTAAAAGACTCTGAGACTTATGAAATTATCTGGGAGAATCACGCGACAGTCTCACCAGAATTTGCTCAAATTATCAATAAAATGGTGTGTTATGACTTTCGCCACCGCTACCCTTCCGCAACTGCAGTTTTACAAGCTCTACGAGAATTAAAACAGCCATCTGCGCTGACTATAGCTTTAGCTCCTCCTACACCACCGTTAACTAAAGCTAAGAATCAAATTCAAAAAAAGAATCTAATTTTTCAAGGTATTTTAGCAATATTTGTCATGGGTATCGGCGCAACTGCATCTATATTTGTGATTGATACTATTCATTCTCAAAATGCGACTGAATTATATAAACAAGGAAATACCTTTTTTGATTTACAGCGTTATCAAGACGCCCTCGCAGTATATGAAAAAGCAGTAAATATTAGACCAGATTATGCTGAGGGATGGTACGCCCAAGGAAAAACATTATATGAATTAAAAAAATATTCAGCAGCATTAACTGCATACGATAAAGCTATTCAAATTCAACCAGAATATACAGCAGCTTGGAGCGGTAGAGGTTTGAGTTTAAAGAATTTGCAGCGCTATCAAGAAGCGATCGCCTCTTTAGATAAAGCTCTACAATTGAAAAATAACTCTCCAGAAGTCTGGAATGCTAAAGGTCAAGCTTTAAGTAATTTAAATCAATACGAAAACGCGATTAAGTCTTATGACAAAGCGATTGATTTACAATCAGATTACCAGGAAGCGTTTTATAATAAGGGTTTAGCACTACATCAATTAGGTCGCTATGACGAAGCGATCGCTGCTTACGACCAAGCCATTAAATTCAAATCAGATGATGAACAAGCTTGGTATAATCGCGGCAATGCTTTAGTCAATTTACAGCGCTATGAAGACGCATTTTCAGCATATGACCAAGCAGTAAAATATAAACAAAATTATCATCAAGCTTGGTTATCGAGAGGGAATATGCTGATTAATTTACGCCGTTATCCAGAAGCGATCGCCTCTTTTGACCAAGTAATTAAATATAATCCTAATAATTACCAAACATGGTATAGCCGGGGCTGGGCGCTACATCAAATCCAACGTTATGAAGAAGCAGTTCAGTCTTATAATAAGGCGATAGCAGCGAAAGTCAATGATTATCAAGCGTGGTATGGTTTAGGGAATTCCCTATATATTTTGCAAAAATATCCAGAAGCGATCGCCGCTTATAATAAAGCAGTAAAATACAAAGTTGACCACTACGAAAGCTGGTACAGCAGAGGTAATGCTTTAGTAAAATCGCAACGCTATCAAGATGCGATCGCATCTTATACAAAAGCAATTAAATACAAACCTGACTATCAACAAGCCATAGACGCTCGCAACCAAGCACAAAATCAGCAAAATCAACTCCAAACCGAGAAATTAAATCCTGTAATCGTACCCATCATACCTTTTTCTCGCCCCACTAATTCAACACCACCAACAAACTAA
- a CDS encoding serine/threonine-protein kinase translates to MTNHMIGKVLQARYQIVQSLGAGVFGQTYIAVDIDYPENPKCVVKQLKVNSSQPSYLDTLRLRFLTETETLKRLGCHNQIPELIACFEEHERFYLVQEFIEGHSLTAELPIKTHWEAIWSESAVVEFLQDVLEILEFVHSQGVIHCDVKPENIVRRASDGKLVLIDFGSIQAIDFGIDVESPIYRVPVTSLGYIPPEQFIGQTRPNSDIYALGMIAIQALTGLSPLQLQVDSYTNEIIWRFENTPVSDYLAAILSQMIRYDYQERLQSATQVLHILKQMVWETQLPVKIIGTQDRPSLKAGDEHKKNLAKNHASSSPPLLTGMRVGLLTNSVLMGLGAYSLMNHVQVPVGTEALYKATEEYQTGDLQEAIALAKSIPAQSNIYPEAQATIDEWQQDWKLAAQTYQLVEKAFQEKKWADVFRLSAQVPDILYWQTKTEKIVDQARSNIEGQGQELLTQAFNKAADKDFSRALEHLRKVPVESSASTIAQEKLVEYKDKQYIRATYFLQKAYNQAFVGNFDSAIKFLHEIPENTPAYSQAQVKLAEYTEKQQQSQGQNVALSKAISASKKNNLQIRHTLTSHVESLNAVDDLQEVNIQSH, encoded by the coding sequence ATGACCAATCACATGATCGGTAAAGTACTACAAGCGCGTTACCAAATCGTCCAAAGCCTAGGTGCGGGTGTATTTGGGCAAACATACATTGCTGTAGATATAGATTATCCCGAGAACCCAAAGTGTGTTGTTAAACAATTAAAAGTTAATAGTTCGCAGCCTAGTTACTTGGATACCTTGAGATTACGTTTTCTCACCGAAACCGAAACTCTCAAGCGTTTGGGATGTCATAACCAAATTCCTGAACTGATTGCTTGCTTTGAGGAACATGAGCGTTTTTACTTAGTACAGGAGTTTATAGAAGGACACTCATTAACAGCAGAACTACCAATCAAGACACATTGGGAAGCCATTTGGAGTGAAAGCGCGGTTGTTGAATTCCTACAAGATGTTTTAGAAATTCTGGAATTTGTCCACTCTCAAGGCGTCATTCACTGTGATGTCAAACCAGAAAATATAGTTCGGCGCGCCAGTGATGGAAAGTTAGTGCTGATTGACTTTGGCTCTATCCAAGCGATTGATTTTGGGATAGATGTCGAATCTCCCATCTATCGAGTTCCTGTGACTTCCCTAGGTTATATCCCGCCGGAGCAATTTATTGGTCAGACGCGACCCAATAGCGATATTTACGCTTTGGGGATGATTGCGATTCAAGCTTTAACTGGATTATCGCCACTACAATTACAGGTTGATAGCTATACCAATGAAATTATTTGGCGTTTTGAGAACACACCAGTTAGTGATTATTTAGCTGCGATTCTCAGCCAAATGATTCGTTATGATTATCAAGAGCGGTTGCAGTCTGCAACTCAGGTGCTGCATATCCTCAAACAGATGGTGTGGGAAACTCAATTACCGGTGAAAATTATCGGTACACAGGATCGACCATCTTTAAAAGCAGGTGATGAGCACAAAAAAAATTTAGCAAAAAATCATGCTTCATCATCTCCACCGCTGCTGACGGGTATGAGAGTAGGGCTGCTGACTAATTCTGTGTTGATGGGATTGGGAGCATATTCTTTAATGAATCATGTCCAAGTACCCGTGGGAACAGAAGCTTTATATAAAGCCACAGAAGAATATCAGACAGGTGATTTACAAGAAGCGATCGCTTTGGCTAAATCTATCCCGGCTCAAAGCAACATTTATCCAGAAGCGCAAGCTACAATCGACGAGTGGCAACAAGACTGGAAACTTGCTGCCCAAACATATCAGTTAGTAGAAAAGGCTTTTCAAGAAAAAAAATGGGCGGATGTATTTCGTCTTTCAGCGCAAGTTCCTGATATTTTATATTGGCAAACGAAAACTGAAAAAATAGTTGATCAAGCCCGTAGTAACATTGAAGGTCAGGGGCAAGAATTATTAACTCAAGCTTTTAATAAAGCAGCAGATAAAGATTTCTCTCGTGCTTTAGAACATCTGCGGAAAGTTCCTGTTGAAAGCTCTGCTAGCACGATCGCCCAAGAAAAGTTAGTCGAGTATAAAGACAAACAATATATCAGAGCTACCTACTTTTTACAAAAGGCTTATAATCAAGCGTTTGTGGGTAACTTTGATAGTGCGATCAAATTTCTTCACGAAATTCCTGAGAACACTCCTGCTTATAGTCAAGCTCAAGTCAAATTGGCGGAGTACACCGAAAAGCAGCAGCAATCTCAAGGACAAAATGTCGCTTTATCAAAAGCAATCTCTGCTAGCAAAAAAAACAACTTGCAAATTCGCCATACTTTAACTAGTCATGTTGAAAGTTTAAATGCTGTAGATGATCTGCAAGAGGTGAATATTCAAAGTCATTAA